Genomic window (Thermoanaerobaculia bacterium):
TGATCCGGCCGGTGAACAGGTCGCGAATCTGATCGATCGACAGCGCATCCACGGAATTTCCGGGATCGACGATCACCGCGACGCCGTCGAGCCCGAGGATGTGCTCGCAGGCCGGAGAGAGCATGTTGCCGAGGCTCGCGAGCGTCCGCGCCTCGTCGGTCTTGATCCGCCGCGACGCCATGCCAATCTCCGCGCCGCCGCTCGAGAGGGCCTCGAACGCCGTGCTCGACCCATGCGCCCGGATCTCGATCGCCGCCGCACCGTCCGGCAGCACCGCCTCGATCGTCATCTCGTCCGGCTTCCCGGCCCGCCGCTCGATCGAGCTCGCTCCGAGCTTGCGCAAGAACCCCTCGACCAGCGCCGGCGCGAGATCCTTGCCGATGGTGTTCGAACCGGAGAGAGAGAGCCGATGGGTGATCGTCGCCGGTCTGTCAGAAGAAGGAGTTGGCGTTTCGGCCGCGCTGGGCGCCGCCCCGCTCGTCCGCCCGCGCAACCGATCGAGGAGCTTCGCCCGGTCCTCCGCCGGCACGAAGCGCACGAACGCCAGGACCACCAGGCCCAGACCCACCAGGAACAACAAGAGCTTTCCGACCGCCGTCAGCTTCATCGACAGGACTCCTCGAGCGAGAGGCTTCAGCGAGAAGGCCGCGTTCTCCAGGCCCTCTCCGTTGCCAGTGTCACAGGAATCCGATTGGATGGCAGGCGTATGTCTTCTGCGTGACGCCGCCATGGCGACGGGGTGAACTCGACGGTCCATCCGTCTTCTCCGTCGGCTGCGAAGGCGGTTCGACGTTCGAGTGGAACGCCGCGGTGCCGTGAGCGGCGCGGCCGGTGCGCCGAGTTGGCGTCATGACGTCAAGACGCTACAATGGGCTCATGAGCGAACCCCGTCGCACGACGATCTATCTCGACGCCGACCTGCATCGGGCGCTGCGTCTGCGCGCGGCGGAGTCGGACGAGTCGGTCTCGGCCATGGTGAACGACGCTGTCCGCCAGGCGCTCGCCGAAGATGCCGCCGACCTCGAGGCGCTCCGCAAGCGCGCCCGAGAGCCGGCTCTCGACTTCGAGAGCGTCGTGCGCGATCTCGAACGGCGTGGCCGGCTATAGCCTCGAAATCCGGCGCTCGGCGGCGCGCGAGCTCGAGGGTATCGAGCCCCGAGATCGGCGCCTGAAGATCATCGAACGCATCCGCGCCCTGGCTCGCGAGCCCCACCCGCCCGGCACCCAGAAACTCGCCGGCAGCAAGAACGCCTACCGCATCCGCCATGGCGACTACCGTGTCCTCTACGAGATCCTCGAAGCCGAACGCCGGATCGTCGTCGTGAAGATCGGCCATCGGCGTGAGGTCTACCGCTGAGGCGACCGCAGCGCGGCATGAGCGCCCCGCGCTCCAGGTGGCGCTTCACGCCCCCGCGCCGCCCGAGCCCGCCGGGGGGGCGACCGCTCTTCCCGCGAAAGCCTCGTGCCCTCGCCAGGCCTCCTCCGCCAGACTTCGAGGTAGCGCCTCGCACCGCAGACCGTCTTGACGCTGCGGCCGAGCCGCAGGCGCGCCCCCCTCAGGGCGTCACGGCCGACCAGCGCTCGGTGTTCTCGGAGAGGTCGAAGCCGTCCCAGAACAGGACTTCGCGGTTCGAGAAGCAGAGCAGGCGGGCGTCCGGTCCACAGGTGCCGTAGACGTCGTAGGTCCACTCAATGTCGTAGGCGATGTTGGCCACGCCGTACATGGTCCCTTCCCCCAAGCTCGCGGAGCTCCAATTCAGGCAGGTCGTGTCCAGGCGACGAGTTCCGTCGCTGTAGGTCGAGGTGCGAAAGTAGAGCCCTGCGCCGAGATAGCGCCCCCGTTCGTCGACATGGAAGGTGTTGTCGTTGCCGTTCGCCAGGAGGTCGGCCTTGGAGTCGGCGACGCGAAAGCCGTCGACGCGG
Coding sequences:
- a CDS encoding substrate-binding domain-containing protein, which codes for MKLTAVGKLLLFLVGLGLVVLAFVRFVPAEDRAKLLDRLRGRTSGAAPSAAETPTPSSDRPATITHRLSLSGSNTIGKDLAPALVEGFLRKLGASSIERRAGKPDEMTIEAVLPDGAAAIEIRAHGSSTAFEALSSGGAEIGMASRRIKTDEARTLASLGNMLSPACEHILGLDGVAVIVDPGNSVDALSIDQIRDLFTGRITDWSTVGGTAGPVATFARDDRSGTYDTFKSLVLADRPLAASAERYEDSERLAADVTARRGSIGFVGLAYVAGAKALKVHEGGSVPYRPTVFTVRTEDYLLSRRLYLYSASNPRNPWVS
- a CDS encoding ribbon-helix-helix protein, CopG family, which codes for MSEPRRTTIYLDADLHRALRLRAAESDESVSAMVNDAVRQALAEDAADLEALRKRAREPALDFESVVRDLERRGRL
- a CDS encoding type II toxin-antitoxin system RelE/ParE family toxin, which produces MAGYSLEIRRSAARELEGIEPRDRRLKIIERIRALAREPHPPGTQKLAGSKNAYRIRHGDYRVLYEILEAERRIVVVKIGHRREVYR